The Gossypium hirsutum isolate 1008001.06 chromosome D02, Gossypium_hirsutum_v2.1, whole genome shotgun sequence region CGATGATGATCAAGGCCACGCATGTTCCTCCCGATAGGTACATGATGGGAAATAGAGCCAACCATTTTGCTAACTTCTCACCTAAGACATTCATGGATTACAACTCGCATTAACTCGAATCCAAATacttaattcatgtcatttaacTCGATCTTGTTTCATATGGTTTCATTACCGAACGTTGCACTGCAAAGCTGCATGTATCGACTGTAACGCATCCCAGTTTCGGTAGATTCGTGGAGTTGCACCAGTAAGTATAGGGTGTAAAGCTGCCATATGAAGGCTAAAGTCAAGGTTATGATTCCCCAAGTCCTGTAAAAGAATTGTGACTACTTACCACCCAAGAAATGCGAAAAATCGAAACAGAAGTGCCATTGATTAGTGAAAAGTGATTACTTACCACCCAAGAATCGTGAAAGCAACAGGGAGCACGAGGGCTTGAATACCGATCCCAGAACAAAGAGTATGAAATGCAGCGTAATATGCATTCCCATTTCTTGACTCGGTGATCGGAAGCCAAGCATCGTGAGGATCGAGCCTAGTAAGCTGTAGAGCCCTCCTAATTGGACTCCCCAAAGGGGTAACAAACCTTGGAGTACTTATTCTAGGTGTTTTATTTGCAGGCTGTATATGATCATCCGAGGCAAGAAGTGGTGATCGAGAAAGAGAAGGAGAGTGAAACTGTGAATGGGGGGCCGATATAGGCGGTGTCGTTGCCACAGAAACCGCCTTGTTGGAACCTATTTCATTAACACCACCCATTTTTGTATACTATGTATGCACTTGAAAACATTttgcctatatatatatgtagagaGAGAGACCTTTGGGTGAAATGCATGGATTGTGCCTCGTGGTTTGGTCTTAAAGCTttgaataaaacataatttaatatttgGTAACGGGGACAAGTTGATGTTAGAAATAGGGTATTAAAAATGACTTGAAATTGTATTTAAAGCAAGCATTAAAAAAGACAGTGGCAGCTAACCAGAACAACTTGGTCTTGTAATTGATTGATCTTTTTATCCTTTGTGTTTCTTTTTTGGGATTTGACTTGGAATTTTGTGGTTAATGAAAGAATAACTAGCTTTGTTCTGTGGCTTGGCTACTCTCACCAACCAatattacatacatacatacatgcaagGCAATTCCATATGAAAATGGTGTAATAAACGCAGCATATTGGGTATAATGAGTATACCCAAGAATCAAATACAAAGAGTCAAACTCTTGCAAATAAAGAAGTCAACAGAGCAAGGTAAAAAAGAACCTAATATCTTAGAGCAACTTATATTCCCATGGTCAAGAAATTTGCTTCTATCATCATGAGTTTCACACTAAGTGGAGTTTCATGTTTATGCATTAGTTTGACTTTGAACattattatattgtttatatttatataatttctttGAAAATGCTAATTGCATATCTATTTTAATCACATGTGAAAGAATTACTAGAAAGTCATGGGAATTTGGTTGGTGATAATCCAAGTCATagagaaaaaaaagggtttgAACCTAATTCCTCAATATCATAAATAACAAagcatattatattataaaggtctaattatggttttagtccATCTACTATGttggatttttaaatttaatccctctattttAATTTGGTAGAGtttgttctctttatttttataatattattattaggtCCAGTTAATTGATAATACGGTTAGTTGCTATCATTAAAGTGATGGcactgatttgtaaaattattattggTTAAACATGATATTAGATTTCCACATAACCTTGACTATAtgatataataacaataacaacaatTCACGTCATCACTTTAACAACAATTTGCATGTTATCAATTTGAACCTACTAATAATATCATAGAAGTAGAAataccaaattatgccaaattaaagtaaaaagattaaattctaaatttcagtagaatagagggactaaaaccaCAATTACATCCAAAGTCCAAGAGAAACTAACAGTACTGATTTAACAATTTGGGTACTCTCTCGTATTGTCACATGGCTTTGGCTACCTAAAATCTGTATTGAGAACTACATGGAAGAGATTGTTTCTATTCATGAAGACATGAAATAAATCTCATCTAAACAAGATCCTAAATATCTGTTGAAATCTGTGGTGAACTGATCACGAGTCAATAATACTGGACCTTATTGTTGCTAAGCTACTTGGATGATATATTACAATGTATTTATGCACTTATATATATGCTCCACCTTGTTGGGTTAACCATCCAATAAAAGCAAACATGCTCACCTTGCTGATTACACCACATATCTGCCTATCACATGCCTTTGTTTCCAGTGGATACCTGCATTGTACTATTCAACATCTTCGTCAGTACAGAAAGTATGACAATCTGCTGTTAGTAATCACTTGGAGCCGTTAACAGATTATGATAATAGATATCTGAAAGCATAACAGACTGGAAATAAAGACATCTCAAACTCCTGTTTAAGAATTGTATATAACCCATCAATCCAGGGTTCAGTAAATTAGAAccacatttttttcttattaggTTATATATTTAGAACATGTGGGGTACTACAGGCACTCCACTTTGCATACATGCCCAACTGGAAAGCTCTTAAATAATCAATCACGATTTATAACCACATGGTTTTGCTTCCTTTGAGTTTCTTCATTGGAAGGACTTCCCTTGGGACGTTTGTGTTTGTATATATACTCATCTAATCCCCATTTTCATCATTGCAGCACAAAAAAAGCTATTCAGTTTCCTAAGATCCATTAGATTCTCTTCCTTCTTTTGTCCTACCAAACATTCTCCCTTGTTTTAGGAAAACAAACAAGATGATCAGTGCAAGGAAGCTTATTAAACTGGCAAGGAAATGGCAGAAAATGGCAGCAATTAAGAGAAAAAGAATCACATTCTCTACCACAGCATCAATGGTGGAGAAGGGTCACTTTGTGGTATATAGCGCTGATGAGAAGCGCTTTATGCTTCCATTGGAATATCTGAAGAACGAAATGGTGATGGAGTTGTTCACCTTGGCAGAAGAAGAGTTTGGAATTCCAAGCAATGGACACCTGATTTTTCCCTTTGATTCAACCTTCATGGAATATACTATTGGATTGATCAAAAGGAAAGCAAGTAAAGAAGTGGAGAAAGCATTGATTATGTCTATAGTTAATGACCGTTGCTCATCATCATCATTGAATCTCTATCAGCAAGAAACAAGGGAACAGCTACCAATAAGGAGTTTCTAAAGCCAAATTTTGTTCAGTTTTGTAAACGATAACAGTTAACACCATTGTACATTAACATATATAATGAGAAAACTCacgatttttatttcatatttagtTGTCTGCTTCCATGGCAGTTGCTCTTTTACCTGCACTACTACATGAACAACACAATCCTACATATTCCTACGTGACTGCTGCACCGAATCCTTTTCTGAGAAAACATAAGACCCAAATTCACCTTGGTGGATATGGATGAAGCaactaatgaaattttaaaactgGGTTTCAATTGGATAAGAGCCTAGGAATCTTCCAGATTCTAGGCCGACAGGCAAAATGCCACCACCCCAAAGTCTTGTTTCGTTACCACTCATTTATATTTCAATGGACGTAAGTCACATGCTGTTGCATAGAGATTAACGACACAATAAAAAATGCTTACAACTTAGTTTTTTGCTTCTCTTGTGCTTTATAAATAACCCCATCAATTACTTTCCATCCCAAAGCAGTGTTACGTCACCGAGGAGTACGAACCGAAGCATGGGCGCTGCCGATTGGCATATCCCAGCAAGAAAGCAACAAGGGCGAGAAAATTACAAGGCTGCAACTTTATAATTAGCAAATATTAGTTGGTTGATTATTGTTTATGTTATGCCACTGgaagtaaaattttgaattattttattgctGTCCTGCACACCTCGTTACATAGTTTTGACCATGACTTTGGCCTCACCTAGGATATAGTTTATCAAACAAAGTGATATGCCTCTTTCTTATCACTTGTTTTATACCCATGAGAAATATTTGTAGTAATTATTTAACTCTAAACGAGTACTGCTGAACGCAAACTgtcatttttagaattaaaaaaggAAGAGCATAACCTTCCAAATTTCCCTTTAGTAAGTATTGATATTCGTCTTAGCTTTCATCTGAAGAATCATAGTTAGTTAAGtaggaaacaaccacacattgtGACGCAGAAGGATTGTTCCCTCTTGACATTCAAACTCCATGTGCTAATAGCAAAGTGAAACTAACAGTACAGATCAACAATTTGGGCACTCTCTCGTACTGTCACATGgtttttcctcctaaaatctaTGTTGAGAACTACAAGAAAGAGATTGTTTCTCCACAGGGAGACATGAAATAAATCTCATCTAAACAAGACCCTAAATATCTGTGGTGATCTGATCATGAGTCAATAATGCTGGACCTTATTGTTGCTAAGCTACTTGGATGATATATTACAATGTATTTATGCACTTATATATGCCCCACCTTGTTGGCTTAATCATCCAATAAAAGCAAACATGCTCACCTTGCAGATTACGCCTCATATCTGCCTATCACATGTCTTTGTTTCCAATGGATACCAGCATTGTACTAATTAATTAAGGGGACTGTCTCTCACCTTGTGATTATATATACATCCCATTTCcattgcctcatattcagcataACAACAGCATTCAGAAATTCAGTGTTTCAATACCTAAATCTTCCCTCTTTTTCCTATCATCCCAGAGTCTCTCCTATTAACCTTAGAGTAAACAAGATGGTCAGTGCTAAGAAGCTTATCCAGTTAGCAAGAAAATGGCAAAGAATGGCTGCAATCAAGAGAAAAAGGATCACATTACCTACAGCCACCTTGGATACTGACACAAACTGTAGCAGCACATCCACAGTGGCTGAGAAGGGCCACTTTGTTGTATACAGTGTGGATCAGAAGCGCTTTGTGCTTCCTTTGGAATATCTCAAGAATGAAATAGTCATGGAACTATTCAACTTGGCAGAAGAAGAGTTTGGTGTACCAGGCAATGGACTTCTCATGTTGCCATGTGATGCAACCTTTATGGAATATGTAATAGCTTTGATAAAAAAGAAACCAAGTAAAGAGGTGGAGAAAGCATTGATCCTGTCGGTAGCGAGTAGTCGTTGCTCGTCATCAAATCTTTCTCAGCATGAAACGAGCCAACAGTTGCC contains the following coding sequences:
- the LOC107908153 gene encoding auxin-responsive protein SAUR67, producing the protein MISARKLIKLARKWQKMAAIKRKRITFSTTASMVEKGHFVVYSADEKRFMLPLEYLKNEMVMELFTLAEEEFGIPSNGHLIFPFDSTFMEYTIGLIKRKASKEVEKALIMSIVNDRCSSSSLNLYQQETREQLPIRSF
- the LOC107908630 gene encoding auxin-responsive protein SAUR62, which encodes MVSAKKLIQLARKWQRMAAIKRKRITLPTATLDTDTNCSSTSTVAEKGHFVVYSVDQKRFVLPLEYLKNEIVMELFNLAEEEFGVPGNGLLMLPCDATFMEYVIALIKKKPSKEVEKALILSVASSRCSSSNLSQHETSQQLPIWSF